A portion of the Hoplias malabaricus isolate fHopMal1 chromosome 1, fHopMal1.hap1, whole genome shotgun sequence genome contains these proteins:
- the il17a/f2 gene encoding interleukin 17a/f2: MKIYSFTQTVMVCVWLLLWSVTHSKSSQRICTTKLRIPRDFHTLETESLGGNGNINNRSLSAWSWTPHTSSHRIPGVIFEAECRTQFCSDPNNQQQTELNSVPIYHDTLVLQQDEHDHSCFTASFQRVAVGCTCVWAKSS, from the exons ATGAAGATTTACAGCTTCACGCAAACC gtgatggtgtgtgtgtggctcctGCTGTGGAGCGTGACACACTCTAAATCATCTCAGAGGATCTGCACGACCAAACTGAGAATCCCCAGAGACTTCCACACGCTGGAGACGGAATCTCTCGGAGGAAACGGCAACATCAACAACCGCTCGCTCTCCGCCTGGTCCTGGAC TCCACACACCAGTTCCCACCGGATCCCGGGGGTGATCTTCGAGGCAGAGTGTAGAACACAGTTCTGCAGCGACCCAAACAACCAGCAGCAAACAGAACTCAACTCGGTTCCCATTTACCACGACACTCTGGTTCTGCAGCAGGACGAACACGACCACAGCTGCTTCACGGCATCATTCCAGCGGGTGGCAGTGGGCTGCACGTGTGTCTGGGCCAAATCCTCATAA